Proteins from a genomic interval of Blastocatellia bacterium:
- a CDS encoding creatininase family protein, translated as MSKYLFSNKTWVEISQYIEEQAILLLPVGSTEAHGPHLPLATDSIISSQMAICTAEKLENLGYKALVLPTISYSVTDFSADFAGSISISIETAKAVLKDIFRSVIKQGFFYIAVANSHLEPAHIKSIEIACQEISQEIGVNICFPDKCRRRWASKLTNEFRSGACHAGSYESSLVMAVSPELVKEEIRQNLPPNNISLSEAIRAGITTFKQAGGEQAYFGIPSEASIEEGKASYQVLSDMLITAIFETFPELNKST; from the coding sequence ATGTCCAAATACCTTTTTAGTAACAAAACTTGGGTGGAAATCAGCCAGTATATCGAAGAACAAGCTATTTTGCTTTTGCCTGTAGGCTCAACTGAAGCACACGGGCCACACTTGCCACTAGCAACAGACAGCATTATTTCTAGTCAAATGGCTATTTGTACAGCAGAAAAACTTGAAAACCTAGGGTATAAAGCTTTAGTTCTCCCCACTATTTCCTATAGCGTAACAGATTTTAGTGCTGATTTTGCTGGATCGATTTCTATTTCCATAGAAACAGCCAAAGCAGTATTAAAAGACATTTTTCGCTCAGTAATTAAACAAGGATTTTTCTATATCGCTGTAGCCAACAGCCATCTTGAGCCAGCCCATATTAAATCTATTGAAATAGCTTGTCAGGAAATTAGCCAAGAAATAGGTGTAAATATTTGTTTTCCTGATAAATGTCGCCGTCGTTGGGCTAGTAAACTTACAAATGAATTTCGTTCTGGTGCCTGTCATGCCGGCTCTTATGAAAGTTCTTTAGTAATGGCAGTATCTCCAGAACTTGTTAAAGAAGAAATACGCCAAAACTTACCTCCAAATAATATTAGTCTTTCTGAAGCTATACGAGCCGGTATAACTACTTTTAAGCAAGCTGGCGGAGAGCAAGCCTATTTTGGTATCCCTTCAGAAGCTTCTATAGAGGAAGGAAAAGCCTCTTACCAAGTTTTATCAGATATGTTAATAACAGCAATATTTGAAACTTTCCCAGAATTAAATAAATCTACTTAA
- a CDS encoding tetratricopeptide repeat protein yields the protein MSDIKIKTVNVQERCEVCHQSDMFDVETQFCGRCQHIALISASREEKVNAAPLPEFLVRRLSSNTPIRCRNCNQFIMSRDASCRHCGTYVRFEESAEAVQAERFLADSFEQLNSCKSAAGVSWDFLKFHFWFFPLLILTPITAIASFVLFLRTLWFSSRCGIRIYKFLSINDKRINESFRDLKLAVVKSGGAFLITATLGIVVAYSGLMALPMFWDNYAKGQREFTVRNFEDAEKLFAKALENNPDNLDAHIYYARSIWNQYINDSNADKERNKIFLDRSVGEFRLILQKTKDLNRKNEVYLELANIYKTTGDREEYEQWLLARARMLEQTPRNQSDSYMKLALAYANDVTDLMQIYIVKERVGRTYHPVKSWKTEDIEKLQNSAKKALNYLGEGLAIDPQNEQINSLQFNLYREFEKIRLKIIENGEGKDKTYQFSF from the coding sequence ATGTCTGACATAAAGATCAAGACTGTTAATGTCCAAGAACGGTGCGAAGTTTGTCACCAATCAGATATGTTTGATGTAGAAACACAGTTTTGTGGCCGTTGTCAACATATTGCTTTAATTAGTGCTAGCAGAGAAGAAAAAGTAAATGCTGCTCCTTTACCAGAATTTCTAGTTCGTCGCCTAAGTTCTAATACTCCTATTCGTTGTCGCAATTGTAACCAATTTATTATGAGCCGGGATGCTTCTTGTCGTCATTGCGGGACTTATGTCAGATTTGAAGAATCAGCCGAAGCCGTTCAAGCAGAAAGATTTTTGGCAGATAGTTTTGAACAACTTAATAGCTGTAAAAGTGCTGCTGGAGTTAGTTGGGATTTCTTAAAATTTCATTTTTGGTTTTTCCCTCTATTAATACTTACTCCTATTACTGCTATAGCAAGTTTTGTTTTATTTTTAAGAACACTTTGGTTTAGTAGTAGATGTGGTATAAGAATTTATAAGTTTTTGTCTATAAATGATAAGCGCATTAATGAAAGTTTTCGAGACTTAAAATTAGCAGTTGTTAAGAGTGGAGGAGCTTTTTTAATTACTGCTACTTTAGGTATAGTAGTTGCGTATAGTGGTTTAATGGCTTTACCAATGTTTTGGGATAATTATGCTAAAGGACAAAGAGAGTTTACTGTACGTAATTTTGAAGATGCAGAAAAACTTTTTGCTAAAGCTTTAGAAAATAATCCAGATAATTTAGATGCTCATATTTATTATGCTCGTTCAATTTGGAATCAGTATATAAATGATTCTAATGCAGATAAAGAGCGTAATAAAATTTTCTTAGATCGTTCTGTAGGGGAGTTTCGACTAATTTTACAAAAAACCAAAGATCTAAATAGAAAAAATGAAGTGTATCTTGAATTAGCAAATATTTATAAAACTACAGGAGATCGGGAAGAATATGAGCAATGGCTTTTAGCTAGAGCGCGTATGCTAGAGCAAACTCCTAGAAATCAATCAGATAGTTATATGAAATTAGCTCTTGCTTATGCTAATGACGTAACGGATTTGATGCAAATATATATAGTTAAAGAACGTGTAGGACGTACTTATCATCCAGTAAAAAGCTGGAAAACAGAAGATATAGAAAAATTACAAAATTCAGCTAAAAAAGCATTAAATTATTTGGGGGAAGGTTTAGCTATAGACCCGCAAAATGAGCAAATAAATAGTTTACAATTTAATTTATATCGTGAATTTGAAAAAATTCGGTTGAAAATTATAGAAAATGGAGAGGGGAAAGATAAAACTTATCAATTTAGTTTTTAA
- a CDS encoding NAD-dependent deacylase produces MKPLNINNYRQIIILTGAGISVASGLRPFRGPNGLWTEMSEEDIPNAINVRKNPKAIWQLVLKIRKQHLEIKPNQAHLAIAYLQKNAFAGQNITLITQNIDGLHKKADSKEVIELHGSAFRTKCSNTNCDLVSYEDDKVYDLDILPICPKCSSVLRPDIVLFDEPIGAKEEWLSKGALRDCDLFIAVGTSGTVYPASNFVRSAKYVGARTIFVNLEATNPPNNVFDEEIIGKAEEILPLLFGMEV; encoded by the coding sequence ATGAAACCGTTAAATATCAATAACTACAGACAAATAATAATTTTAACAGGGGCAGGAATTTCTGTTGCTTCTGGGTTGCGCCCTTTTCGTGGCCCAAATGGACTTTGGACAGAAATGAGCGAAGAAGATATTCCTAATGCTATTAATGTCAGGAAAAACCCTAAAGCAATTTGGCAGTTAGTTTTAAAAATACGTAAACAACATTTAGAGATAAAGCCTAATCAAGCTCATTTAGCAATTGCTTATTTACAAAAAAATGCTTTTGCTGGGCAAAATATAACTTTAATTACACAAAATATAGATGGTTTACATAAAAAAGCAGACTCAAAGGAAGTAATAGAATTACATGGATCAGCTTTTAGAACAAAATGTAGTAATACTAATTGTGATTTGGTTTCTTATGAAGATGATAAAGTTTATGATTTAGATATTTTACCTATTTGCCCTAAATGTTCTAGTGTACTAAGACCAGACATTGTTTTATTTGATGAGCCTATAGGGGCTAAAGAAGAATGGTTGTCAAAAGGAGCTTTAAGAGATTGTGATCTTTTTATTGCTGTAGGAACTTCAGGTACAGTATATCCAGCTAGTAATTTTGTTAGATCAGCAAAATATGTTGGAGCGCGTACAATATTTGTTAATTTAGAAGCAACGAACCCACCTAATAATGTTTTTGATGAAGAAATAATAGGAAAGGCAGAAGAAATATTACCTTTATTATTTGGTATGGAAGTTTAA
- the atpG gene encoding ATP synthase F1 subunit gamma, whose product MPNLQGIRRRIRSVKNMRQITKAMKLVSASKLSRAQNRITAARPYSIKLREMLGNLASRAGEYQHPLLEVRGDEHYLVVVVTSDKGLCGAFNTNLLKTALQFIRDNPNKRVEFLTIGRKGRDFIRRRSFPIINEYVGLISKTITYTEASEIAVEVIKLFTEEVEGKSRPDKIFILYNEFKSAIQQNQIFNQILPLASLNNQTDDKVAASATDYIYEQPPEEILSQLLPHYVETQLFTALLDSVAAEHGARMAAMDSASKNATEVINKLTLGMNRVRQAAITREIIEVVSGAAAL is encoded by the coding sequence ATGCCTAATCTACAGGGAATTAGACGACGTATTCGCTCAGTCAAAAATATGCGCCAAATTACTAAAGCTATGAAGTTAGTTTCTGCTTCTAAGCTATCACGCGCTCAAAACCGTATTACAGCCGCTAGACCTTATTCCATTAAATTAAGGGAAATGTTAGGTAATTTAGCTTCTCGTGCTGGGGAATATCAACATCCATTATTAGAAGTGCGGGGTGATGAGCATTATTTAGTTGTAGTGGTTACTTCAGATAAAGGTCTATGTGGTGCATTTAATACCAACCTACTAAAAACAGCCCTACAATTTATTAGAGATAATCCAAATAAAAGAGTAGAGTTTCTTACTATAGGCCGTAAAGGTCGTGACTTTATCCGTCGTCGATCTTTTCCTATTATTAATGAATATGTTGGACTAATATCTAAAACAATAACTTATACAGAAGCATCAGAAATTGCTGTAGAAGTTATTAAGCTGTTTACTGAAGAAGTAGAAGGAAAATCTCGTCCAGACAAAATATTTATTCTATATAATGAATTTAAGTCTGCTATTCAACAAAACCAAATCTTTAACCAGATTCTGCCTTTAGCATCACTAAATAACCAAACAGATGACAAAGTAGCAGCAAGTGCAACAGATTATATTTATGAACAACCTCCAGAAGAGATTTTAAGTCAATTGCTACCACATTATGTAGAAACTCAACTTTTTACCGCACTACTAGATTCTGTAGCAGCCGAACATGGCGCAAGAATGGCAGCAATGGATTCTGCAAGTAAGAACGCTACAGAAGTAATTAATAAGCTAACACTAGGAATGAACCGAGTTCGTCAAGCTGCAATTACTAGAGAAATTATTGAAGTTGTTAGCGGTGCTGCGGCTCTTTAG
- the atpA gene encoding F0F1 ATP synthase subunit alpha — METIKADEISKIIRQQIEGYQPGVTVTEVGTIVKIGDGIAEIHGLEKVMAGELLDLPHGVAGIALNLEEDKVGAVLFGDYYKVKEGDTVKRTKRIMSVPVGEAMLGRVVNALGQPEDGRGPIASTGFNAIERIAPGIVDRKPVKEPMQTGLKAIDAMVPIGRGQRELIIGDRQTGKTAVAIDTIINSKGKDLICIYVAIGQKKSTVTQVVEKLKQHGAMDYTVVVSASASEPAAMQYLAPYAGCSIGEYFRDSKRHVLCIYDDLSKHAAAYREISLLLRRPPGREAFPGDVFYLHSRLLERACKLSDAQGAGSLTALPIIETQAGDISAYVPTNVISITDGQIFLETDLFNAGVRPAINVGLSVSRVGGSAQIKAMKQVAGTLRLDLAQFRELAAFAQFGSDLDKATQQQLARGQRLTELLKQNQYQPLAVEKQVFLIWAGTAKEGYLDDIPVNQIRAFEGGLLSFLENSKGSLLEKIREKKDLTDEIKSEMASAIKEFKQTYSADGGKLAKAKA; from the coding sequence ATGGAAACGATCAAAGCAGATGAGATAAGTAAAATTATTCGTCAACAAATAGAAGGATACCAACCCGGTGTAACAGTAACAGAAGTAGGAACTATTGTTAAAATCGGGGATGGAATTGCAGAAATTCATGGCCTAGAAAAAGTAATGGCTGGTGAATTGCTCGATTTACCACATGGTGTTGCTGGTATTGCTCTAAACTTAGAAGAAGACAAAGTAGGGGCAGTGTTATTTGGTGATTACTATAAAGTAAAAGAAGGTGACACGGTTAAGCGTACCAAACGCATTATGTCTGTTCCTGTTGGTGAAGCAATGCTAGGGCGTGTAGTTAACGCTTTAGGGCAACCAGAAGATGGACGCGGGCCTATTGCCAGCACTGGGTTTAACGCTATTGAACGTATTGCACCAGGTATTGTAGACCGTAAACCTGTTAAAGAACCTATGCAAACAGGCTTAAAAGCTATTGATGCTATGGTGCCTATTGGTCGTGGTCAACGCGAATTAATCATTGGGGATCGCCAAACTGGTAAAACCGCTGTAGCAATTGACACTATTATTAATTCTAAGGGTAAAGATTTAATTTGTATTTATGTTGCAATTGGACAAAAGAAATCTACAGTCACCCAAGTAGTAGAAAAGCTTAAACAACATGGAGCAATGGATTACACAGTTGTAGTTTCTGCTTCTGCATCTGAACCAGCAGCTATGCAATATTTAGCACCTTATGCTGGTTGTTCTATTGGAGAATATTTCCGCGATTCTAAGCGACATGTTTTATGTATTTATGATGATCTTTCTAAACATGCTGCTGCTTATCGAGAAATTTCACTCTTGTTACGTCGCCCACCGGGTCGAGAAGCTTTCCCAGGCGATGTGTTTTATCTTCACTCCCGTTTATTAGAGCGTGCTTGTAAGCTTTCTGATGCTCAAGGTGCTGGGTCATTAACAGCACTACCAATTATTGAAACTCAAGCAGGTGACATTTCTGCTTATGTACCTACCAATGTAATTTCAATTACAGACGGCCAAATATTTTTAGAAACAGACCTTTTTAATGCTGGTGTTCGTCCAGCAATTAACGTAGGTTTGTCAGTTTCAAGAGTAGGTGGATCAGCACAAATTAAAGCTATGAAACAAGTTGCAGGTACTCTACGACTAGACTTAGCACAATTTCGTGAGTTAGCTGCATTTGCTCAATTTGGTTCAGACCTAGATAAAGCTACTCAACAGCAATTAGCTCGTGGTCAGCGATTAACTGAATTATTAAAACAAAATCAATACCAACCTTTAGCAGTAGAAAAACAAGTTTTCCTTATTTGGGCAGGTACAGCTAAAGAAGGCTACTTAGATGATATTCCAGTTAATCAAATCCGAGCATTTGAAGGTGGACTACTATCATTTTTAGAAAATTCAAAAGGTAGTTTGTTAGAAAAGATTCGTGAAAAGAAAGACTTAACCGACGAGATCAAGAGCGAAATGGCTTCAGCAATTAAAGAGTTTAAGCAAACTTACTCAGCCGATGGTGGCAAATTAGCTAAAGCTAAGGCTTAA
- the atpH gene encoding ATP synthase F1 subunit delta codes for MSITTIANRYGRALADVVLAKNIPTEVKNEITSFADMFEQCPELNEVFSNPTVSQQQQKNLLETLIARTKPTETTSNFLYVLLQNYRLQYLPQISVAFSRTLDERLNIVTAAITTVGEISQEEKDLLKTQLSKLTGKEVRLSFATDSTIIGGVVTQIGSQIYDGSIRNQLEQLRTKLSQQ; via the coding sequence ATGAGCATTACTACTATTGCAAATCGTTATGGACGTGCGCTTGCTGATGTAGTTTTAGCTAAAAATATCCCTACAGAAGTAAAAAATGAAATAACTTCTTTTGCTGATATGTTTGAGCAATGCCCAGAACTTAACGAGGTGTTTTCCAACCCAACAGTTTCCCAACAACAGCAAAAAAATTTGTTAGAAACCTTAATTGCTCGCACTAAACCAACAGAAACTACCTCAAACTTTCTATATGTATTGCTACAAAATTACCGCTTGCAATATTTACCACAAATTAGTGTCGCTTTTTCTCGTACCCTAGATGAACGCTTAAATATTGTCACAGCAGCAATTACAACAGTAGGCGAAATTAGTCAAGAAGAAAAAGATTTATTAAAAACTCAGTTAAGCAAGCTAACAGGCAAAGAAGTCCGCTTAAGTTTCGCTACTGATTCAACAATAATTGGTGGAGTAGTAACCCAAATAGGTAGTCAAATTTATGATGGCTCTATTCGTAACCAACTAGAACAATTACGAACAAAACTTAGTCAACAATAA
- a CDS encoding ATP synthase F0 subunit B, whose translation MFTAILYWQTQLATFFVFFWAEGAHGVPLHWKIINLVVFLSAMFLLVRKPFSQAMADRKSSIQSELKRAKAEKEAAEIKLREIEARLNRLQDEITEIKDNAAKEAQAEYARLSKQTEEEAERLQSMASREIDGATKLAQIELKRFAAEKAIELAENIIRKELKPADAARLVNDFAKELEGAR comes from the coding sequence ATGTTTACGGCGATTCTTTATTGGCAAACCCAATTAGCAACATTTTTTGTTTTCTTTTGGGCCGAAGGTGCCCACGGTGTACCATTACACTGGAAAATAATAAACCTAGTAGTCTTTCTTTCAGCAATGTTTTTGCTAGTACGAAAACCTTTTTCCCAAGCAATGGCTGATCGTAAAAGCTCTATTCAGTCAGAATTAAAGCGAGCCAAAGCTGAAAAAGAAGCGGCTGAAATCAAATTACGAGAAATTGAAGCTCGACTTAATAGACTACAAGATGAAATAACGGAAATTAAAGATAACGCAGCAAAAGAGGCCCAAGCCGAATATGCGCGTTTAAGTAAACAAACTGAAGAGGAAGCTGAACGTTTACAATCAATGGCTAGCCGAGAAATTGATGGGGCCACAAAACTAGCACAAATAGAGTTAAAACGATTTGCTGCTGAAAAGGCTATAGAACTAGCGGAAAATATTATTCGCAAAGAATTAAAGCCAGCAGATGCAGCACGTTTAGTTAACGATTTTGCTAAAGAGCTAGAAGGAGCTAGATAA
- a CDS encoding ATP synthase F0 subunit B has translation MTTLLMAISAEGLLSADLSLLVVLAIFIVLVYALDAIIFQPILKVLDQRERLTTGAVDEAKKAAHDYDKQLANYEEKIRAARAESYKMLEDKRKTALDERTQKLAQVKQAISDKISASKQEITNTTGQAKTKLESESIQIAQSIAHNLLKRPLGGAF, from the coding sequence ATGACTACCCTGTTAATGGCAATTTCAGCAGAAGGCTTGCTTTCAGCAGACCTTTCTTTACTGGTAGTTTTAGCAATATTTATCGTTTTAGTTTATGCCTTAGATGCAATTATTTTTCAACCTATTCTTAAAGTTTTAGACCAACGGGAACGTCTCACAACTGGAGCGGTAGATGAAGCTAAAAAAGCTGCACATGATTATGATAAACAACTAGCAAATTATGAAGAAAAAATCCGTGCTGCTCGTGCAGAAAGCTATAAAATGCTAGAAGATAAACGTAAAACTGCTTTAGATGAGCGAACCCAAAAATTAGCACAGGTAAAACAAGCTATTTCCGACAAAATATCAGCTAGTAAACAAGAAATTACTAATACTACTGGTCAAGCTAAAACTAAATTAGAATCAGAATCCATACAAATTGCACAATCAATAGCCCACAATCTGCTTAAACGTCCTTTAGGAGGAGCCTTTTAA
- a CDS encoding sigma 54-interacting transcriptional regulator yields MRMQDIAKKLKRETSTTSPNTISKTAVPQTSTNKTVSGKVREQTPQWLLLEELHRGYKDFAENIINQPGLTESERVLLKGMRAAWQEETTVAKQLLHQAANQLSGINKCWAHISLANLFLDLGDDDSVDYAISRARRYSFEDRLDRQCLSVMVELLDARVDIERGAHERALRTINNCLEDCGDPFLQGFASYLFGCLGRFSEKALENRVEKLQEAVDIFQNQIINHYFLALTKLELSHCDIELAEALELARAATKELKSLGRNREAGAAQTRVNELEEKLKKTSISQKPAQATNHDRVGDCLFVSASMRAIRLRLDAISAAERDPVLILGPRGSGKEMLAQSIHSLSPRQSGPMLAINCGALPDQLVESELFGYEKGAFTGAATQKRGLFELAQDGTLFLDEIGELPPQSQTKLLRVLQMRQFRRVGGTSEIFTNARIIAATNRDLDEMSQSGNFREDLLDRLSVWRLRIPPLSKRREEILPLAQEFLNRYGDGIDYQLDSSAKQFLLEKDYPGNIRVLENDIRRSIGNARAANTTIINASMICEEFEIENFSQLNQQQSSSTGKSNKNSSEPYKIASMSDIPNFEEAMLNFERQLLTQALAACQWSKKLAANALGMSERTFWRAVQRHKLHTRPDDF; encoded by the coding sequence ATGAGAATGCAAGACATTGCCAAAAAGCTAAAACGTGAAACCTCTACTACCTCACCAAATACTATTTCAAAAACTGCTGTCCCACAAACCTCAACAAATAAAACAGTTAGTGGAAAAGTCCGTGAGCAAACCCCACAATGGTTGCTACTAGAAGAACTGCATAGAGGCTATAAAGATTTTGCAGAAAACATTATCAATCAACCAGGTTTAACAGAATCAGAAAGAGTTTTACTTAAAGGAATGCGTGCTGCATGGCAAGAAGAAACTACTGTAGCTAAACAACTTCTGCATCAAGCAGCTAATCAATTATCAGGAATTAATAAGTGCTGGGCCCATATTTCTTTAGCAAATCTTTTTTTAGATTTAGGTGATGATGATTCCGTAGATTACGCTATTTCCCGCGCTCGTCGCTACTCTTTTGAAGATAGACTTGACCGTCAATGTCTCTCTGTAATGGTTGAACTGCTAGACGCACGTGTAGATATTGAGCGTGGCGCACATGAAAGAGCATTGCGAACCATCAATAATTGTTTAGAAGATTGTGGCGATCCATTTTTACAAGGTTTTGCTTCTTATTTATTTGGATGTTTAGGAAGATTTTCAGAAAAGGCACTTGAAAACCGCGTTGAAAAACTACAAGAAGCTGTAGATATATTTCAAAACCAAATAATTAATCATTATTTTTTAGCACTAACTAAATTAGAGCTTTCTCATTGTGATATTGAATTAGCCGAGGCTTTAGAACTAGCCCGTGCAGCAACTAAAGAATTAAAATCCCTTGGGCGTAATCGTGAAGCAGGTGCAGCACAAACTCGTGTAAATGAGCTAGAAGAAAAACTTAAAAAAACTTCTATAAGTCAAAAACCTGCTCAAGCAACAAATCATGACCGTGTAGGCGATTGTTTATTTGTTTCAGCTTCAATGCGAGCAATTAGACTTAGATTAGACGCAATCAGCGCGGCAGAGCGTGATCCGGTTTTAATTTTAGGCCCTCGCGGATCAGGTAAAGAAATGCTTGCTCAATCTATCCATTCACTTAGCCCCAGACAAAGTGGGCCAATGCTAGCTATAAACTGTGGAGCATTGCCAGATCAATTAGTAGAAAGTGAGCTTTTTGGTTATGAAAAAGGGGCTTTTACTGGAGCAGCAACACAAAAACGAGGTCTCTTTGAACTAGCACAAGATGGAACTTTATTTTTAGATGAAATTGGTGAGCTTCCTCCACAATCTCAAACTAAATTACTTAGAGTCTTGCAAATGCGCCAGTTTCGTCGCGTTGGTGGAACAAGTGAGATTTTTACCAATGCCCGCATTATTGCTGCAACCAACCGAGATTTAGACGAAATGTCTCAATCAGGAAACTTTAGAGAAGATTTACTAGATCGTCTATCTGTTTGGCGGCTTCGCATCCCACCTTTAAGCAAACGCCGGGAAGAAATCTTGCCTCTTGCCCAAGAATTTCTAAACCGCTATGGTGATGGCATAGATTATCAATTAGACTCCAGTGCTAAGCAATTTTTACTGGAAAAAGACTACCCCGGTAATATCCGAGTTTTAGAAAATGACATTCGCCGTAGCATAGGCAATGCTCGTGCTGCAAATACTACTATTATAAATGCTTCAATGATTTGTGAAGAGTTTGAAATAGAAAATTTTTCACAATTAAATCAACAACAAAGTAGTTCTACTGGCAAAAGTAACAAAAATAGCTCTGAGCCTTATAAAATAGCATCTATGTCAGACATTCCTAATTTTGAAGAAGCTATGCTTAATTTTGAACGTCAACTACTTACCCAAGCCTTAGCTGCCTGTCAATGGAGTAAAAAACTTGCTGCTAATGCTTTAGGAATGAGTGAAAGAACCTTTTGGCGTGCAGTTCAACGTCATAAATTACATACTCGCCCCGACGATTTTTAG
- a CDS encoding serine hydrolase: MIKNFLVSLILCLFLACIAVAQDKTPLEKRVEDVIGLFSKTPDKYEEIFDKEFLKEVSKDQLTELFTKSFDQLGRCIKINRLVSEQPGVNKFELIFEKGFSAQMTIIVDSKQPYYITGLSLDPATPIAENLNAIVEELKKFPGETSFIAAKLKDGKLQTLASHNADKPLAIGSTFKLYILSELLRSIKAGEHKWTEVVNLQEDSRSLPSGMLQKWPVGSPITLHTLASLMISISDNTATDQLIKFLGREKIEKMLTAAGNTKPELNIPFLKTIEMSKLKLEPSGKMADIYIAKDANARREMLNNDVSKIDKQNLKSFSKPLYIDKLEWFASANDLARLLNYLREQTESEETKTARGVLAINPGINISEKDWPYVGYKGGSEPGVLNLTYLLQSSKGEWFFLSLGWNNVNAPLDQNKLIKITKSSIDLLKNSQ, encoded by the coding sequence ATGATTAAAAATTTTCTTGTTTCCTTAATTTTATGTTTATTTTTGGCTTGTATAGCAGTTGCACAAGATAAAACTCCTTTAGAAAAACGTGTTGAAGATGTTATTGGGTTATTTAGTAAAACTCCTGATAAATATGAGGAAATTTTTGATAAAGAATTTCTTAAAGAAGTTTCTAAAGATCAATTAACAGAACTTTTTACTAAGTCTTTTGATCAACTTGGTCGATGTATAAAAATTAATCGTCTTGTAAGCGAACAACCTGGAGTTAATAAATTTGAGCTTATTTTTGAAAAAGGTTTTTCTGCTCAAATGACTATTATTGTTGATTCTAAACAACCTTATTACATTACAGGTTTGTCTTTAGATCCGGCAACTCCCATAGCTGAAAACTTAAATGCAATAGTTGAAGAACTTAAAAAATTTCCAGGTGAAACCTCTTTTATAGCAGCTAAACTTAAAGATGGAAAACTACAAACTTTAGCTTCTCATAATGCTGATAAACCTTTAGCTATAGGATCTACATTTAAGCTTTATATATTAAGTGAACTACTAAGATCTATTAAAGCAGGTGAGCATAAATGGACAGAAGTAGTTAATTTGCAAGAAGATTCCAGGTCTTTGCCATCAGGAATGCTCCAAAAATGGCCTGTAGGTTCTCCCATTACTTTGCATACTTTAGCATCCTTGATGATCTCAATAAGTGATAATACTGCTACTGATCAGTTAATAAAATTTCTTGGTAGAGAAAAAATAGAAAAGATGTTAACCGCTGCTGGCAATACTAAACCAGAACTTAATATTCCTTTCTTAAAAACCATTGAAATGTCTAAGTTAAAGTTAGAGCCTTCTGGAAAAATGGCAGACATTTATATTGCTAAAGACGCTAATGCTCGCCGTGAAATGCTAAACAATGATGTATCTAAAATAGATAAACAAAACTTAAAATCTTTTTCTAAACCTCTTTATATTGATAAATTAGAGTGGTTTGCATCTGCAAATGACTTAGCCCGTTTGTTAAACTACTTACGTGAACAAACAGAAAGCGAAGAAACTAAAACAGCAAGAGGTGTTTTAGCAATTAATCCTGGTATAAATATTTCAGAAAAAGACTGGCCCTATGTTGGTTATAAGGGTGGCTCAGAACCAGGTGTACTAAATCTTACTTACTTATTACAGTCTAGCAAAGGAGAATGGTTTTTTCTTTCTTTAGGTTGGAATAATGTAAATGCTCCTCTTGACCAAAATAAATTAATTAAAATTACTAAAAGTTCTATTGATTTACTTAAAAACTCACAATGA
- a CDS encoding putative metal-dependent hydrolase, which yields MDLRYPIGKFQYNEEEVINSRDKFINEIATLAEKLTAVLNNLTEEQLNTPYREGGWTIKQVVHHLADSHMNSFIRFKLALTENNPVIKPYDENLWAELSDSKIPINLSLDLINSLHQRWVILLNSMTATDYQKTLTHPEIGQLDLNKCLALYAWHGNHHTAHIAFLKERNGWKN from the coding sequence ATGGACTTAAGATATCCCATAGGAAAATTTCAATATAATGAAGAAGAAGTAATAAATAGTAGAGATAAATTTATAAATGAAATAGCAACACTAGCAGAAAAACTAACCGCTGTCTTAAATAACCTAACAGAAGAACAACTCAACACCCCTTATAGGGAAGGAGGTTGGACGATCAAACAAGTAGTCCATCATTTAGCAGATAGTCATATGAATAGCTTTATTAGATTTAAGCTAGCTTTAACTGAGAATAACCCTGTAATAAAGCCTTATGATGAAAACCTATGGGCAGAGTTATCAGACTCTAAAATACCAATAAATTTATCTCTTGACCTAATAAATTCTTTACATCAAAGATGGGTTATTTTATTAAATTCAATGACTGCAACGGATTACCAAAAAACTTTAACTCATCCTGAAATCGGCCAACTAGACTTAAACAAATGTTTAGCTTTGTATGCTTGGCATGGAAATCATCACACAGCACATATTGCTTTCCTTAAAGAAAGAAATGGCTGGAAAAACTAG